From the Musa acuminata AAA Group cultivar baxijiao chromosome BXJ3-1, Cavendish_Baxijiao_AAA, whole genome shotgun sequence genome, the window AACAGAAATCACACGAGCGAAGACAATTAACAAATTGCAAATCCGATTTGCTATATTACAGAACAAATAAATCAAGTAAAAGCCGACGGCTTTGCAACCCTAGAAAAACCCTAGTGATGGCAACAGAGATAAagacatggagagagagagagagagagagagagagaggtaccaTGGGGAAGGATGGCCAAAGGTCGGAGGTCACAGGAGGCGGCAGAGGACACGCAGCCAATAGCGGCTCGATATCCATATAGATCCACAGAACCCGCGGTTTGGTTTAGAATACCGGTTCAAGAAACCCGACCCACTTTGAGCTGccagcgtgagagagagagagagacagagatggGGTTCCTCTTCCGAGTGAGGTTGGCGTCCTTCTTTGCGGGCGCCGCCGCGGCGTCCCTTGCCGGCTTCTGTCTCCTTTACAAGGATTACATGCTCGCCCACGACGCCATCGCCCAACAGGTTCCTCCTGCATCCTATCTTTCTTTACATCCACTAAGCCTTCTATGAACGATGCACCATTTTCTTCGATCCCATGGCTtgttgatcgatcgatcgatcgattcaCATAGGGAAATTGGACCGATAGCAGGATATAATTAGAAAGCCTAGAGGAGGTTAATGTAAAGGGGAATCCATTCGCAAAGGCCTAAATGTTTGGGACGTGAGATCCTGTACTGTGGAGATGCCGAATCACTTTGACAAGATGTCTACTTTATATAAGAGATTGGTGCTTGGTGAATCGAGTCCATTGTACTTTAATGTGATTGTGTTCGTGATTGGTTCTTTCATGTCTTCTTGAGATGATTACATTAGAGAAATTTGTTTGGAGAGATCCCTTTTCATCTGATATAAAATGAGTGTGATTGTGTTCTTGGTTATGCACCTTTTATGCTCTGGTCCTTTCATGTCTTCCTGAGATAATTACATAGAGAAATTTGTTTCAAAAAATCCCTAGTCTGATACAAAATGGATGTGATTGTGTTCGTGGTAATGCACTTTTGTGCTCTGGTTCTTTCATGTCTTCTTGAGATAATTACATAGAGAAATTTGTTTGGAGAGTTCCTTATTTTCTGATATAAGCTGTGACACAGGGATAGTCAACGTCGAGCTT encodes:
- the LOC135629363 gene encoding uncharacterized protein LOC135629363, translated to MGFLFRVRLASFFAGAAAASLAGFCLLYKDYMLAHDAIAQQAKGVYEDFDERFESLNKRVTALENQKKSETTKPAEIFD